A window of Nicotiana sylvestris chromosome 8, ASM39365v2, whole genome shotgun sequence genomic DNA:
CAAACTGCATGCCACGGCTCCAAAACTCAGCATTCAGCAGGCCATGCCTCCACTGCTATGCACGGAAATCATACTAACCACTGCCAGCAGACTGCATGCCATGGCGCCAAACCTCAACAATCAGGATGCCATGGCTCCACTGCTATGCATGGAAGTCATGGTAACCACAGCCAGCAGACTGCATGCCATGGCTCGAAGAAGGAAGGGGGTTTCATGCATAAGATAGGTGATCAGCTGAAGACCATGAGGAGAAAGAAGAACAAAGATGGACGCTGCAGAGATGGCAAAgatagcagcagcagtagcagcagcgaTGAGAGCGACAACGAGAACTGTGGAAGGAACAAGGTATAGCCTATTGTCTACTTTTTGCTTCTGTATATTTTGATGTTCACTGATGAGGAAAAAGAGTAGGTATTATAAATGTTTCACAAAATTGATCTAAAACTTGGGACATCCACAAACTAGGGAAGAGAACAGATTTCGGAATCTGTTAGTTTAACCCTCCACAATGCTCACTTTCATAAAGATAGCTGTTTTACTAGTTACACTGAAGCCTAAAGTCTTCTCATTTTTGCAGAGAGAGAGCTGctgaagaagtaagctccaataCTCAATAAGAGACAGAAGCTATCCTACTAATGAACTGTTGCTCAATGTACTTTGTCTGAAAGCGATGTCTGTGTCTGTGAGAGAAAGCTAAGTGAGGATGTGCACTATGAATAAATGCTAATACTTCAATGTACCTATCACCTATGGTCTATCCAGTAATGAAATAAGTTTCTGAGATCAGTATTGTCTCTTTATTTTGGGATAAGTAATCGATATTGCCTCATGATGAAAAATGAAATGGACGAACAATGAACAAAGACAACAGAAAGCCATGTAGAAATAACCATGGAACGAGTAAGAGTAGATAATAAGAGAGAAAAAATGGAGGAAAGAAAGAGTAAATCATAACGGAATGACCATTTTCACCAGCATTTGCAGGCATTTTTCCAGTATCAACTGTGGACTGGATACAGTCTGTCTTTAAGTTATACGCAGCAGAGCTCATCATAATTCTTTTTATAGGCAAAATAGACAGAGCACATAACCATTTTAAAGCTGATGAAATAAATTTTGAAGGAGTTGGTAGTAACTAAGCAATTTCATCTTGTTTCTAACCATTCAGATGAGATAAGAACTAAAAGGAACCCTCAAAACAACCAGGGAACTCCTCATAAAAACTCCAGAAACCAATATAAGAAAGTAGTTAAATGTAAATGGAAACAAAGAAAGGCTTAAATAGTTCAGGCTACTCATGAATGTATTAGAAAAATAGTATATTCCATTAGCCATTTGAAGGCTTTGATCTTGCTGCATTTCTACTAGGAAAAAAAAGCAGGAATCCATATGTCAAAAGTTCAAAACTAAAACGCAACGAGATGCACAATGAGGACAGGCAGCACCATCCGGTCCAGCTGGTAAACAGGGGTTAGAAAGAGTATATTGAAACTAATCAAACTTTGCTGGCCTATTGGACGCTGAATCTCTTAACAACAAAATAAGGAATGTCTATGTTCATAAAGACGTACCCACACCAGTGTTTACATCAAATCAATGAATGCCTAACATATGTCTTCTACATATAGTTTAAACCACTTAACATGTTAAACTTATAGGTTTGGTGTAAACACCGAGTGTGTCTAAGCTTTTGTCATTCATAATACCCACACCTAAAGAGATGGAGAGAGAAGATACGGAGGAAACAAGGAATCTAGTCAATAACACAAAAATCCTTTAGTGGGGCCTAGGGGCATAACAATGGCATTATATTTCTACATAGTTAGACAGTTCAAACCTAAAAGATGTAGATTACTTCCATAAAACTCAGCTAGTGGGATTTAATTGAGAACACCAGATATATGAATTATTTGCAAAGAAAATTATGACTAATAATTTGTCATACTTTCCATTAAAATAGTCTGTTGATTTGCCTTCATGTCAGTCAAGATGAGAATAAGTTTCATTACTGCTTCTCTCAGAAATTTACACTTCAGTCCTTCTAGAGAAAATCGTTAAATTATTAGGGCAATGAATTTTCAAGATTTAAATAGCAAACGAATATCagcatttccttttcttttttgggtCTATTTTATTATGCAAGTCTCTGAACCAGAACAATTTTACATGTCTTTTTTAACTGAAACAGGAGGAAGAAAAGGTATGGGAATCTCAAAAGGATGGGAACCTGGCTTATTCTTTCCTTTGCATTTTTGTACGAGCCAAAAGGTCAGTTCATGGGCTACATTACCACTTCTTTGTGAACTGCAATATATGTGGTGGATGCGGTCAAAAGCTTAGTTGAAGGATTTGGAATATAGCCATAAGAAAATAAAACATGGCCTGGAATAGAATGAGATGCTCTTCAAAGTTTAGCCTTTGGTAGAAAAGGAGATTCAAAGATGATAGGACAACTGATAAGAAAAGAATCCCACCACTAATTCTTGTTGCTATTGCATACATGTATATATTTCAATCATTCTGTGAATATCAGGCAACAAGAAGACAATAGTCCAGAAGAAAATATCTCTAGTTTCAATTCAATCACTTATGGCATCAGTTCAATGTAGCAAGCCCACTCAGCAAAACAATCATGTTCAATCCTCCACTGTGTGTAACAAGACCTGCACACCAACTAGCCAAAAGGCTGTTTGCAACAAGACCAGCACTCCAACTATTCAAAAAGTGTGCAACAAGACTAGCACCCCAACAAGCCAAAAGGCAAATAATGAGCGCCACTCTTTCACTgacaaaatgaaagaaatggCACACAAAATGTTTCACCATGAACATCAAACTCAAAATGGTCAGAAGGCACACACCCAGCAACTACATCAGTCTGTCTGCCATGAATCCTGTGCAACTCATGGCACTCATGCTAACCATTCCCAGCATTCTTCATACCATGGT
This region includes:
- the LOC104215053 gene encoding uncharacterized protein, producing MKEMTGKMFHHENHGQQSTCHGSKTQQSVGHGSTAMHGGYANHSQQTACHGSKTQHSAGHASTAMHGNHTNHCQQTACHGAKPQQSGCHGSTAMHGSHGNHSQQTACHGSKKEGGFMHKIGDQLKTMRRKKNKDGRCRDGKDSSSSSSSDESDNENCGRNKRESC